A single genomic interval of Phycisphaerae bacterium harbors:
- a CDS encoding efflux transporter outer membrane subunit, which produces MRHFNYPLLYIFYICSLAITGCMVGPDYHRPQVSVPSDWTGTAGQNTAAMDIVHWWTAFNEPNLTSLIERAVKSNLDLKQAESRLRQARAARRVVSAGLWPSLNAGGSYTHAHSAGSAEFSGMTSDLWRTGLDAAWELDIFGGVRRNVEAAESDIQAAVEDQRDVMVTLVSEVALNYIELRRYQQEIVISRNNLKAQQRSAELTRQRFNSGLIGALDVANADAQVGNTASQIPMMEASARQTIYSLSVLLGLEPAALLEELSPTSTIPVTPPALPAELPSVLLRRRPDIRRAEAQIHAATARIGVATADLFPKFNLTASGGYQSNAMDTMINSRYGSWSLGPSVSWQIFNAGSVRANIEVRKALTEQALLAYQKAVLTALQDVENALVAYSKEQQRNKALEDTVTANRKAVELATQLYSQGQTEFLSVLDAQRSLYASENSLVQSTSNLSTDLVSLYKALGGGWEEESPVSFDGEPNLPAK; this is translated from the coding sequence ATGCGGCATTTTAATTACCCATTACTGTACATATTTTATATTTGCTCGCTGGCGATAACCGGCTGCATGGTTGGCCCCGATTATCATCGGCCGCAGGTATCTGTTCCTTCCGACTGGACAGGTACGGCCGGTCAAAATACTGCCGCTATGGATATTGTTCACTGGTGGACGGCATTTAACGAGCCAAATCTTACCTCGTTGATAGAAAGGGCCGTAAAATCAAACCTGGATTTAAAACAGGCAGAGTCGAGGCTTCGCCAGGCTCGCGCGGCACGCCGAGTTGTATCCGCGGGATTATGGCCCTCGCTTAACGCCGGCGGTTCGTATACTCACGCCCATAGTGCTGGTTCTGCTGAATTTTCCGGAATGACAAGCGATTTATGGAGAACAGGTTTGGACGCCGCCTGGGAACTGGACATATTCGGCGGAGTCCGGCGTAATGTAGAAGCGGCCGAGTCGGATATTCAGGCCGCTGTTGAGGATCAAAGAGATGTCATGGTAACTTTAGTCAGTGAGGTGGCGCTAAACTATATTGAACTTCGCAGATACCAGCAGGAAATTGTAATTTCCCGGAACAATCTCAAGGCTCAGCAGCGTTCAGCCGAGCTGACTCGCCAGCGGTTTAACAGCGGATTGATTGGTGCTCTTGATGTCGCCAATGCCGATGCGCAGGTAGGAAACACTGCTTCGCAGATTCCAATGATGGAGGCATCCGCCCGGCAGACCATTTACAGTCTGAGCGTACTGCTTGGCCTCGAACCTGCGGCTTTACTGGAGGAATTATCGCCGACATCCACGATTCCTGTTACTCCTCCCGCTCTGCCAGCCGAACTTCCCTCTGTTCTGCTCCGCCGTCGTCCCGATATTCGCCGGGCCGAAGCTCAGATACACGCCGCGACTGCACGCATCGGTGTAGCCACTGCGGATTTATTTCCCAAGTTCAATCTCACAGCATCGGGAGGCTATCAAAGCAACGCTATGGATACGATGATAAACTCCAGATATGGCTCATGGTCGCTCGGCCCTTCCGTCAGTTGGCAAATTTTCAACGCCGGCAGTGTTCGCGCCAACATCGAAGTCAGGAAAGCTCTTACGGAACAGGCATTACTGGCCTATCAAAAAGCAGTCCTCACGGCTCTTCAGGACGTTGAGAATGCTCTTGTGGCGTACTCCAAAGAACAGCAGCGCAACAAGGCTCTTGAAGATACCGTGACCGCCAATCGCAAGGCGGTGGAACTGGCTACTCAGCTTTATTCACAGGGCCAGACCGAGTTTCTCAGTGTTTTGGACGCACAGCGGTCCCTTTATGCTTCCGAAAATTCTCTGGTACAGAGTACCAGCAACCTGTCGACTGATTTGGTATCGCTTTATAAAGCCCTTGGCGGCGGCTGGGAAGAAGAATCACCAGTTAGTTTTGACGGTGAACCCAATTTACCTGCCAAGTAG
- a CDS encoding RNA-binding protein, with the protein MGKKVYVGNISPDADRESLETLFSIFGKVKKAYIVTDHQTGKSKGFGFVEMSSDAEAKAAIDALDGKDCGGYTVKVSEAKSKD; encoded by the coding sequence ATGGGTAAAAAAGTATATGTTGGAAATATAAGTCCTGATGCGGACCGGGAAAGCCTGGAAACATTGTTTTCTATATTCGGAAAAGTTAAAAAAGCTTATATAGTTACCGACCACCAGACCGGCAAGAGCAAGGGTTTCGGTTTTGTCGAGATGAGCAGTGATGCCGAGGCTAAAGCGGCAATAGACGCACTGGATGGAAAAGACTGCGGCGGATATACAGTTAAGGTTAGCGAAGCTAAATCCAAAGATTAA
- a CDS encoding redox-sensing transcriptional repressor Rex: MTPEKTIERISLYRRVVGDLLVKGKNYAYSHEIAKLADVKSSQVRHDFMFIGTNGRANAGYDLKELRGHIEDFLTGGKSDNFCIVGVGNLGRAILAFFHARHKNIVIKAAFDKDPALKDRVIQGCRCYSIDVANEVIRNEEINLGIIAVPAKQAQGVSEILLEAGIRGIVNFAPVPLKFRQGIFVENVDLTMYLEKAAFFTRNVSKLLEV; the protein is encoded by the coding sequence ATGACCCCTGAAAAGACAATTGAGCGAATAAGTTTGTATAGAAGGGTTGTTGGCGATTTGCTCGTTAAGGGCAAAAACTACGCTTATTCGCACGAAATTGCCAAATTGGCCGATGTTAAAAGCTCTCAGGTTCGGCATGATTTTATGTTTATAGGCACTAATGGAAGGGCCAATGCCGGTTACGACCTGAAGGAGTTGAGGGGGCATATTGAGGATTTTTTAACCGGAGGTAAATCGGACAATTTCTGTATCGTAGGGGTCGGCAATCTCGGCAGGGCTATTTTGGCGTTCTTTCACGCAAGGCATAAAAATATCGTGATTAAAGCAGCATTTGATAAAGACCCCGCGCTGAAGGATAGAGTTATTCAGGGCTGCAGGTGCTATTCGATAGACGTCGCCAATGAGGTAATCAGGAATGAAGAAATTAATCTTGGAATAATTGCGGTCCCTGCGAAGCAGGCCCAGGGAGTTTCGGAAATTCTTCTTGAGGCCGGCATCAGGGGTATAGTTAATTTTGCGCCTGTGCCTTTGAAGTTTAGGCAGGGGATATTTGTTGAAAATGTTGATTTAACAATGTACCTCGAAAAAGCAGCGTTCTTTACGAGGAATGTAAGTAAACTTTTGGAGGTTTAA